From Helicoverpa armigera isolate CAAS_96S chromosome 29, ASM3070526v1, whole genome shotgun sequence, the proteins below share one genomic window:
- the LOC110378511 gene encoding brain-specific homeobox protein homolog — protein sequence MDPETRSESPSDTNRHEQSSKTSFLIEDILYRSHDSRNFKTPEQRRFDYDRDPKPFFPVPGEMRPHVPGREGSYLQVAMGALGAYLHTPNTYKAVETPYFLSQGVPYHALFTPSELSLSALKHCRRRKARTVFSDPQLTGLEKRFESQRYLSTPERVELAGALNLSETQVKTWFQNRRMKHKKQMRKQQQQRGEATAVDFTTKHSATHSDSRKAENSRISTDSDTEHSDSDIDIVGESTYAQHYSSNNT from the exons atggatccAGAAACTCGAAGCGAATCACCATCGGACACGAATCGCCATGAACAGTCTTCAAAAACATCATTTTTAATTGAAGATATATTATACCGGAGCCATGATAGTCGAAACTTCAAAACGCCCGAACAGAGAAGATTTGACTACGATAGAGACCCGAAACCTTTTTTTCCCGTACCGGGGGAAATGAGACCCCATGTCCCTGGTAGAGAAGGGTCCTATCTGCAAGTCGCTATGGGGGCTTTGGGAGCTTATTTGCATACTCCTAATACGTATAAGGCTGTGGAAACTCCGTATTTTCTTTCACAAG GAGTCCCATATCACGCACTATTCACACCTTCAGAATTATCTCTATCGGCACTGAAACATTGTCGGCGGAGGAAAGCTAGGACGGTTTTCTCGGATCCACAACTAACAG GTCTAGAAAAACGCTTCGAATCCCAGCGGTACCTCTCAACTCCTGAGCGCGTGGAGTTAGCTGGAGCCCTCAATCTCTCGGAGACGCAGGTGAAGACCTGGTTCCAGAACCGACGGATGAAGCACAAGAAGCAGATGAGGAAACAGCAGCAGCAACGAGGTGAGG CAACAGCAGTCGATTTCACCACAAAACATTCAGCCACGCACTCTGATAGTCGGAAA GCGGAAAACTCAAGAATATCGACAGATTCGGACACAGAACACAGTGACAGCGACATCGATATTGTCGGCGAATCGACATACGCACAACACTACTCTTCTAACAACACGTAA